The window CGCGCAAATCGGAATCGTTCGCGCATTTCGCCGCCGAGTCGGTCACAGGCGTCTTCGATCGTGCTTCCATACGGGAGCACGAGCGGTTCGTCGTAATCGACGCCTCGCCCCGGTTTGTCCATATAGATTCGCATCAATCCGAGTTCGTCCCAGATTTTCTCCCGCAGCGCATCCAGCCCTTTTTCCTTTTCCGCGCTGATAAACACCGCCTCGTCGGGGTCGATGTCGTGGTCACGCAGTTGTTCGTTGACCTTCTGGGCGTAATCGTGTTCGATGAGGTCTACTTTGTTTACCGTCACCATCGACGGTATGTAGACGCGGTTGTCCATGATACCGTCGATGAGGCGGTCGATATCCACTTTCTCACGGAGCGTCACGTTCGCATTTACGTATCCACGCTCTCGAAGGACCTCTTTGATGACGTTCTCCGAGATATCCTGGTCGGCGCTGGACGTCACACGAATTCCGCCTCGCCCTTTTTTGGCGATCGAGATGCTCGGTGGTGTAGAGTCCAACCGAATCTTGTTCTCGTACAACTCCTTTCGAAGCCGTTCGTATTGGTCGATTTCGAAGACGGAGAGAACGAACACGACGAGGTCGGCGGCACGGACGACGGAGAGGACTTCCTGTCCGCCACCGCGTCCGTGGGCCGCACCTTCGATAAGTCCCGGCACGTCGAGCAGTTGGATGTTCGCGCCGTTGTACTGCAGCATGCCTGGATTGACGTTTAGCGTCGTGAACTCGTACGCGCCAACTTCGCTCTCTGCGGCGGTGAGTGAGTTCAGGAGAGTGGATTTACCGACACTCGGAAAGCCGACGAACGCAACCGTCGCATCACCCGTTTTTTCGACCGCGTATCCTTCGCCACCGCCGGCAGAGGACTGGTTTTCCAACTTTTCCTTTTTCTCCGCGAGCTTCGCCTTCAGCCGACCGATGTGCGACTCGGTCGACTTGTTGTACGGCGTATTGGTGATTTCCTCGCGGAGTGCTTCGATTTCCTCCTCCAGTCCCATTAGCAACACGTCGGCCGTGATTGCCGAAAAACTTGTTCCTTCTCGTCAACGGGATTCCGTTTCTAATTTCGGTACGTTAATACGTTTCGGCCTTCGTAACGACTATACGCAATGCCGGACCCCGCCCGCCTCCGCGATAGTACGCAGATAGTTCTCCCCCGCGACGCGCTCAGTGGTATTCGACGCGAATTGGAACGGCAGTTCATGGTCAGCATCATCCCCTTCGAAGAGGGCTATCTCCGTATCATCGGTAGTCCAATCGAGATCAAACAGGCGAGCCAGTTTCTCGGCCGTCATGGCGTGAGCTTACCGTAATCGACAGCGTCGAACGCGAACTGAATTGAACTGAACTGAACTCAGCCGGGCTATTCCAGCATTTTCGACGGACGAGGTCCAAACACCCCATTTCTCGATCCTTGTACTCGCGGAATTCGACGGCAGCAAGACATCGGAGAACTTCACCGCGAGGACTATTTCAGGGAACGCTCGAAATCTCCGCTGAACGCCCGAAAAGGTAATCCTTAAAACTCCAGCGAGATTTCGTTCGGGTATGGCTGATACAATCGAAGTCCTCGTACCCGGAGGGCAGGCCAACCCCGGCCCACCGCTCGGCCCGGAACTTGGCCCGACCGCGGTCAACGTGCAGGAAGTCGTCAACGAAATCAACGAGCAGACTGCCGCATTCGACGGCACCGAAGTTCCCGTCACGATCTCCATCGAGGAGGACGGCAGTTTCGAACTCGAAATCGGTGTCCCGCCGACGGCGGCACTCATCAAGGACGAAGCCGGATTCGAGACGGGCAGTGGCGAACCCCAGAAGAACTTCGTCGCTGACCTCTCCATCGACCAAGTGAAGAAGATCGCGGAGCAGAAACACCCCGATCTCCTCGCCTACGACACGAAGAACGCGGCGAAGGAAGTCGTCGGCACGTGTGCCTCGCTCGGCGTTACCGTCGAAGGCGACGACGCTCGCGAATTCAAAGCGAAGGTCGACGCAGGCGAGTACGACGACGCGCTCGAAGCCTAATCCGGGTTTTCCGTTTTCGAATCAGACGAACAGTAAAATAGTCGTATAGCCGCTAGCACCGGCTGCGAACGCCCAGAACCGGCTCTGGCGTTCTTCGGGTAGCTCCTCTTTGATGACGTTGAGAATGATGCCACCGGCCAGGAACGCGAACAAGGTGTTTACGACTGCTTCATCCACCTCCGTCGCGTTACCGATTGCCCAGCCGACGATGACCGATCCGGCGAGTAGCCAGCGGCCCAGTCGGTCGTAGATTTGGTGATGGAATTCCCGAAGTCCGTAATCGTTGACGACGAAATGGAGCCCCATCGCGACAGCGTACAGCAGAAGATTGACCTGTCCCGGCTGTTCCCGGTGGACGAGCAAGTAGCCGATAAGCGCGTTGTACGCGGTAAACGAACCGATATGAAGCCAAAAGATATCGTCGTCTGCTTTCCGTTCGCTCGCGGCTTCGTCCCCGGCCGTTTGTGCCAGTCGTTCGAGTCCGTAGAACAACGAAAACCCGAACAGCGCAACGATGTAAACGTGGCGTTCGACGAAACCGAAAAACAGGGGCACTGACGCGAGTACTGTCCCTCCTTTGAGCTCGGGCAGAATGTGAACGAAAACGTAGGCGACCGACGCACCGCCAGCCATCGAGAGCCAACTGCTCCGTGGGACGACCCGAAACGATCGCACTTCTCCTGTTACGAGATGAACCCCTGCGAGGAGAAGGGACAAAACACCCGGAAGCGATGTCATACAGGTGTTGTCGTTTCGATAGCACGAAACAAACCAGTATCGGCGACGGCGGGATTTCCACGCTGGTTCGACGGGTTTAAGTTCGACATGCGTCAATTTCCGGTGAGACAGGCATCGCCTGTTTCACTGACCCGTAGGAGCATCCCTGCGTACTACGGAGGTGAACGATGGCAGATAATGAAATAGAGCAAGCAGTCTCTCGCGCACTCGAGGACTCCCCGGAGCGGAATTTCCGTGAAACGGTGGACCTCGCGATCAATCTGCGCGACCTCGATTTAAACGATCCGTCGAATCGTGTAGACGAGAGTATCGTACTCCCGTCCGGAACCGGCCAGGATACCCAAATCGTCGTGTTCGCGGAGGGCGAAACCGCCCTCCGTGCTGAGGACGTCGCGGACGACGTTCTCGGTGGCGACGAGTTGGAAGACCTGGGTGACGATACCGACGCGGCAAAGGATCTCGCCGACGAGACCGACTTCTTCGTTGCCGAGGCGTCGCTGATGCAGGACATCGGTCGATACCTCGGTACCGTGCTCGGTCCACGTGGTAAGATGCCGACGCCGCTTCAACCCGACGACGACGTCGTCGAAACCGTCAACCGGATGAAAAACACCGTCCAGCTTCGAAGCGGTGACCGACGCACGTTCCACACGCGCGTCGGTGCGGAGGACATGTCCGCCGAGGAGATCGCCGATAACATCGACGTCATCATTCGGCGTCTCCACTCCAACCTGGAGAAAGGTCCGCTCAACGTCGATACCGTCTTCGTGAAGACGACGATGGGGCCGTCCGTGGAGGTGGCCTGAGATGTCCGCAGAACGCAAGACTGAGACGATTCCGGAGTGGAAGCGCGCGGAAGTCGATGAGTTAACCGACTTCGTCGACAGGTACAGCAGTGTTGGCGTCGTCAACATCACCGGCATCCCGAGCAAACAGCTCCAGAATATGCGTCGCAGTCTCCACGGGAGCGCGGAACTCCGCGTCAGCCGAAATACCCTCGTGGAACGGGCGCTCGAATCCGTCGGTGACGGATTCGAGGATTTAGAGGAGTATATCTCCGGACAGGTCGGTCTCATCGGAACGAACGACAACCCGTTCGGCCTGTACAAGGAACTCGAAGCATCCAAGAGTCCGGCACCGATTTCGGCGGGCGAAATCGCTCCGAACGAAATCACCATTCCGGAAGGTGACACGGGCGTCGACCCCGGCCCGTTCGTTGGTGAACTCCAGCAGGCCGGAGCTGCCGCACGGATCATGGATGGTTCCATCCACGTAACCGAGGACAGTCTCGTCGCGGAGGAAGGCGACGAGGTTTCACCCGAGCTCGCGAACGTGCTCGCTGAACTCGGTATGGTGCCGAAAGAGGTCGGTCTCGACCTGCGCGCCGTCTACTCCGATGGCGTCATGTTCGAATCGGACGAGCTCGCCATCGACGTGGACGAGTACCGCGCGGACATCGAGCGGGCTGCGGCCTTCGGTCGCAACCTCTCCGTCAACGCGGTGTACCCGACCGAACAGACCGTTCCCCTGCTCGTCTCGAAGGCGACTGGCGAGGCCAAGAGCCTCGGTCTCCAGGCCGCCATCGAGAGTCCGGACCTCGCTTCGGACCTCGTGAGCAAAGCGGACGCTCAGGTTCGGACCCTGGCTGCACAGATCGACGACGAAGATGCGCTGCCCGAGGAGCTTCGTGGTATCGAAGCACCTGCGGCGGGCGGTGCTGAAGAAGAAGAATCGACTGACGAAGAAGCAACTGAAGCCGAGCCTGAAGACGACGATGACGACGACGACGATGACGAAGATGCAGGCGGAGAAGGTCTCGGCGCTATGTTCGGATAACTAACAATGGAATACGTTTACGCTGCACTCATCTTGAACGAATCGGGCGAAGAACTCAACGAAGAAAACCTCACCAACGTGCTCGACGCCGCTGGCG of the Haladaptatus caseinilyticus genome contains:
- a CDS encoding OBG GTPase family GTP-binding protein produces the protein MGLEEEIEALREEITNTPYNKSTESHIGRLKAKLAEKKEKLENQSSAGGGEGYAVEKTGDATVAFVGFPSVGKSTLLNSLTAAESEVGAYEFTTLNVNPGMLQYNGANIQLLDVPGLIEGAAHGRGGGQEVLSVVRAADLVVFVLSVFEIDQYERLRKELYENKIRLDSTPPSISIAKKGRGGIRVTSSADQDISENVIKEVLRERGYVNANVTLREKVDIDRLIDGIMDNRVYIPSMVTVNKVDLIEHDYAQKVNEQLRDHDIDPDEAVFISAEKEKGLDALREKIWDELGLMRIYMDKPGRGVDYDEPLVLPYGSTIEDACDRLGGEMRERFRFARVSGPSAKHDEQQVGMEHELADEDVLRMILRK
- a CDS encoding 50S ribosomal protein L1; this translates as MADNEIEQAVSRALEDSPERNFRETVDLAINLRDLDLNDPSNRVDESIVLPSGTGQDTQIVVFAEGETALRAEDVADDVLGGDELEDLGDDTDAAKDLADETDFFVAEASLMQDIGRYLGTVLGPRGKMPTPLQPDDDVVETVNRMKNTVQLRSGDRRTFHTRVGAEDMSAEEIADNIDVIIRRLHSNLEKGPLNVDTVFVKTTMGPSVEVA
- a CDS encoding 50S ribosomal protein L11, translating into MADTIEVLVPGGQANPGPPLGPELGPTAVNVQEVVNEINEQTAAFDGTEVPVTISIEEDGSFELEIGVPPTAALIKDEAGFETGSGEPQKNFVADLSIDQVKKIAEQKHPDLLAYDTKNAAKEVVGTCASLGVTVEGDDAREFKAKVDAGEYDDALEA
- a CDS encoding VNG_1110C family protein is translated as MPDPARLRDSTQIVLPRDALSGIRRELERQFMVSIIPFEEGYLRIIGSPIEIKQASQFLGRHGVSLP
- a CDS encoding 50S ribosomal protein L10, whose amino-acid sequence is MSAERKTETIPEWKRAEVDELTDFVDRYSSVGVVNITGIPSKQLQNMRRSLHGSAELRVSRNTLVERALESVGDGFEDLEEYISGQVGLIGTNDNPFGLYKELEASKSPAPISAGEIAPNEITIPEGDTGVDPGPFVGELQQAGAAARIMDGSIHVTEDSLVAEEGDEVSPELANVLAELGMVPKEVGLDLRAVYSDGVMFESDELAIDVDEYRADIERAAAFGRNLSVNAVYPTEQTVPLLVSKATGEAKSLGLQAAIESPDLASDLVSKADAQVRTLAAQIDDEDALPEELRGIEAPAAGGAEEEESTDEEATEAEPEDDDDDDDDDEDAGGEGLGAMFG